The nucleotide window TCCATGATGGCCAGACACTGATTAGCCGATCTTTCCACTGCGCTATATTTAATATTCCCCGTATAGTACATGTAGAGCTTTCCATCTACTTCTAGAGAAGCACCGGAATAGGCTCCGTGCGATTCATAATCCTTTACAGGGACAATGGCAACTGGCAGACGCTCCCAGTTGACCAAATCCGTTGATTTCACATGCCCCCAGTGCTTCATCCCATGAATCGCATCAAACGGAAACCATTGAAAAAAGACATGGTATTCGCCGTTGAAATAGGCAAGTCCGTTCGGATCATTAATCAGGCCATATTGAGGATGAATATGATAAGCAGGCTTCCATCTGGAATTAGCTGATATTGCTTTAAGCCCTTCTAATTCATTTTCTTTAGCTTCAAAAATCGTTCGATATTTTAATTCAGTATGTCTTGCCATGTTGTTCCCTCCTGCTGAAATAGCGATGAGAGGAATCGCTTCCTCTCACCTGGAACTATTATTGAGTTGGCCTTTTACCCTTTAGTAACTAGTTACTGGTTCTCCTTTAACTGCTTATCGGAAAAACCAAACATCCAAGTTAAAACAAAAGCTATGGCAATTGCGATGATATTAACAAATAAATACAGTAAAATTTGTCCATTCAAATAGAGCAAGGTACCTGGAATAACTGTAATCGCCATCCCCGTTGCTTTTAAGCCAAAGATGGAAGCGAGAAAGCCGCCAACACCACCGCCAATAAGGCCCATCAGGAACGGTTTTCCATACCGGAGATTCACACCGAAAATCGCTGGTTCAGTTATACCCAGAAAAGCGGATAAGGAGGATGGCAGAGCCAACGCTCTCAACTTTTTGGATTTAGTCTTTAAACCTACTGCCAATGTAGCGCCACCCTGGGCAGCAACGGCAGCGGTAACAATTGCGTTGTATGGATTATTGCCCAATTTTTCAAGCAGAGATATTTCCAGCATATTGAAAACATGATGAACACCTGTTACAACGATGATTTGGTTCAAGAACCCAATCAGGAATCCGCTGATGCCAAATGGCCACTCCAAAACGGTAACTGTTGCATCCAAAATCCAGTTTTCAACTGTATGGAAGACAGGGCCTATCACAAATAATGCCAGGCTAATCATAATTAATAAAGTTAAAAATGGCGTAACAATCAAATCAAAGGCATCAGGAACACGTTTGCGAATCATCTGCTCGAGCTTGGCACCAACAATACCGGCAATAAAAGCTGGCAATACAGATCCTTGATAACCTACCACTGGAATAAACCCAAGAAACATGATTGGGTCTGCGCTCCCGCCTGCTACGTTCCAGGCATTTGGCAACGACGGACTAACAAGCATGAGCCCCAGGACCAAACCAATAATCGGTGATCCGCCGAAGACCCTGAAAGTAGACCAGGCAACAAGTGCAGGCAAAAAGATAAAAGCAGTATCAGTCAAAACTTGAGTAAATAATAGAAAGTTTTGTGATATATCATCTGGTGTCAAACCAAATAAAGCCAGGATTTGTTCCTGCATAACAAGACCGCGCAGACCCATGAATAATCCAGTTGCGACAAGAGCAGGAATGATGGGCACAAAAACATCCCCGAAAGACCGGATCGCTCTCTGGAAAACTGTCCCGCTTTGAGCTGCCTCTTTGGCTTGCTCAGATTTTGTGGAACTGCCAATCCCCAGACCTATTACTTCTTCATAAATTTTATTGACCGTACCCGTTCCAAGGATTACCTGATACTGACCAGAGTTAAAAAAGGCACCTTTTACCTTCTCAATTTCTTCTACTCTCTTTTGGTCTATTTTTTCTTTGTCCTTTACCATGATCCTTAGCCTGGTAGCACAATGGGCAGCTGATAAAATATTTTCTTGTCCGCCTGCTGCATCAATAATTTCTTTTGCAATTTGACGATTGTCAGCCATTAGTAAACACTCCTTTTTTAAAAAATTTCTTAATGAAACCAATCACCTGCGAACATGAAATCGATTTCATATAAACCCAAAAAAAATGTACTTCCATAAAATAAATTAAAAATTAAAATAAATGGAATCGATTTCATATTTCTGTAAAAATAAATCCTAAAAACATTCATTGATTTATTACATCAATGTTTATCCTTAGGCTGTAATATGAAATCGATTACACAACGATTATATACTATCTCTAACTATTAGTCTATAACCTAAAATCATCTTCTTATCATTCTTTTCATTCTTTACAATTTGATCCAGGAGCATGAAAGCCGCTTCTTCGCCCGCCCTCTGATTTTCATATTCAATTGTGGTTAATGCCGGCTGGACATATTGAGAAATATCAGCAGCACCCATACCTGAAACAGCTATTTGATTGGGAATCTTATAACCAGCTTCTTTCAAATACTGCATGGCTCCAATAGCAATTCTGTCCGTTACTGCGAATACAGCATCTGGGTAGTCATCTTTTTCAGATTGCTCCATTATTTCTTTCATCGCTTCGTAACCAGATAATATATCGAAATTTGTCTCTTTGACCCATCCCTCTCTGACTGTAAGGTTATGTTCTTTCATTGAATCCAGGAATCCTTTTTTGCGCCTTATTCCCACTGCACGGTCTGATTCATCTACACCAATGAAAGCGATGTATTTATAGCCTTTTTCGATAATCGCTTTCGCCATTGTTTTCGAGGCTTCATAATCATCATAGGTAACACTGCATACACCTGGAATATCTTGTCCAATAGCCACAAAGGGTATTTGAAGCTGCTCGATCTCTGCCATTAGTTCCTTATTTATATTGGTAGCAATTAAAACAATCCCATCAACCTGTCTGCTTTTTAACAATCGGATATATTCGATTTCCTTTTCAGGATTAAGGTTAGTTGTAGTCAGCAGGATTTGATAACCGTGCTCGCTAAATACATCATTCATACCGTCTACTACACGACTTGATGTTTCGGTACTGATTTTCGGAAGGATAACACCAATAACTTTTGTTTGTTTGGTTCGAAGTGATTTTGCATGTTGGCTGGGCACATACCCTGTTTTTTTAATTACCTCCAGCACTCGCTTTTTAGCTGCTGCACTTACATAACCCGATTCATTTAAAACTCTCGAGACTGTTGCTCTTGAAACATTTGCCATCTCTGCAATTTCCTTAATGGTCAACATCAAAACATCTCCCTAACTTGCTATCAGAACCATAATACCAATGGATTGCATGATTCACAATGCCTCATATACATTTATAGATCAATTAACTTCCTGAAGCTCATTTACCGTGACGAATTTATACCCTTCTACTGTTAAATCCTTCAAAATTCCTTCGATGGTCTTAAGCTCATCTCCAGATTGATCGTACATCGGATGCAATAAAATAATGGAACCAGGCTTTACATTATCTATCACGTATTCTATTTTATCAGCAGATGTATGATAGAAGGAATCTGGTTCAAGATTCCAGGTGATGGTGTCAATATTTTGCTGATGCAAGTAATAGGGCAGTCCTATTAGTTTTTTCCCGTTAGGAGGCCGAAAGTCAATCTCCCCTTTATACCCTGCTGCTTCAATTAATTCATTTGTTCGGGTAATTTCCTTTTTGATAAAAGTCGGGGATTTCAACACCATCCTGTTATGGGAGTATGTGTGATTCCCAATTTGATGACCTGCCCTGGCTATCATTTCTGCTGCATCTGGATTTTTTTCGATTTCGTTTCCAATCAGGAAGAATGTTGCTTTAGCATCGTACTTCTTTAGTATTTGCAAAATTTCTGGCACTTGTTGTGTTGGACCATCATCAAAGGTTAATGCGACTACTTTTTCTTTGGTTTCCACCTGGGATGTTAGACCGCCAAACAGTTGAAAAGTCCTGGAATTCATTAATTTATATGTCCCAAGCAAAAAAAGGAATACGATCGTAATTATAATTCCAAGATAGACAATTCTCTTTTTCATAAGTTACCTCTTATTTCTCCCGTCATTCAGTTATGTATCAAAGCTTCTCCTTAAACAATCCGATTCGTTTGATCTCTTCCAGATGGATTTCAGACAGACCCTCAAGGATCTCCATCCCTTTAGCGGTTACATCTACAAAGACACTCCTGCCGTCTTCCGGGTTTTTCCTGCGAGAGACCAGTCCTGACTTTTCGCAGCGATCGATCAGGCCGACGCATGAATGATGGGTGATTTGCAATCGTTCTGCCAGCTCGCTCGGTGTAGCATACTCCCTTTCCGGATATCCTTTTATGGCTAGCATCAGTTGGTGCTGCTGGGCGGTTATGCCCATATTTTCAGCTGCTGTTTCACTGAACTTCTGGAACTTCCTCAATTGGTACCGAAACTCAGCAAGGTACTCATATACGTCTTTACTAAGCAAAAATTCCACCTTACTTTCTTATTGATAAATATATCTTAACACGATATAATTAAAATACAAAATATCGTAATACGATATTTACATCTAAATAAAGGGGTGCTTTTTATGGATTTTTTACAATATCTTTCTCCAAACTCTATTTCCGGAGTCATTATTTTTCTAGCTGGCAGTTTATTGACCATTTATTTGAACTTAAAAGTTTATAAGCTTTAATATGGGATTAAATCTATGAACAAGAATCGATCTTTTTTAGTGAAATAATCCTTTGTCACTTTTTTCTCGCCTAATCCATAGTTGATAGGAAATTCAAAGTTTGGACCATCAAATACAAATGAATGGAATTCTCCATTCTCTCCGCAAATATCATGTTCTTTCGGGTATTCCATGATGAATTTTCGATCATATACTTTGCCTGCGCAGGACGGATCCAGCCTTTCTAAATCAACACATGTTAAAACCGTTTTGAAACCAAGATCAACAAAATCATGGCTTACTTCCTCTACCGGTATACCCCAGAGCGGAAAAACAGGGGTTATTCCCGATTCAGAGAATAATTCCTCCCGATACTCTCGTACATCCTGAAGATGTATATCGCCAAAGGCAATATGGGTAACGCCGTCTTTTCTCATCCCTGCTATCGCTTTACCCATTATTTCTTGATACTTTTCATCCGGACAATCCTGCGGAAGCCAGACCTCTCTTAATGGAATTCCCAATGACTCAGATTGAAGCTTCAACAGCTCATAGCGAACCCCATGAATCGATACCCGGCCGAATCCTTCTGTCAGGGTCACGAGCAATGAATCAACCTCAAAAACAGGGTTATTTTGTATTTTGTATAATGCCAGCATGGAGTCCTTCCCGCCACTGAATGAGATTGCTATTTTCATTTTAGTCCTCCTCTACACTGATTCGCCTTTTTGGCTGTTTGTATATCAAGTATTTCTAACAAACTACCTTTAACTTATTATACTTTATAGCATCGTGCTGTGAAATCTGCACAGTGGATCAATTCCTTATTCATATAATGAAGGGTCCACTAATACCGTATACGCCAGGTAAATTACCATACAGATCGCCATTGTGATAAATCCCCACCCGAGGATCATCTGGTCAACTACTAAGTAATTATTGCATAGCTGGTCGTTTGCTTGAATATATAACCAGCCCATTCCCAGAAAAACCACTGTGAAAAATCCAATCGTAAAATTTTTTCGATTCTTTTTGAGTTTTTTCCAGGAGTCTCTTAGAGGCACTCCCGCGAGGAAAGGCAAACTGAAGAATTTGAAAAATTCCACACTATTTGCAGTCAAGGCTTCATCCATTGTGCGCGGCAGCATCCAATTACCCATGATGATGATAAAAAGAAGGATTCCTGGGATGCCCTCTTGATTATATTTGGAAAAGAAATGAGGAAAGCGCTGCTGGAAAAACTGTCCCATGAAAAAACCGGCAATCACCAGCATCGGCATCTGCATATGCATGTGGATGATCATGACGGATTCCATTAAGTTTGCAACAGGAGGAAGCATTAAACCGATTAAAAGGGCAAGCCCGAACAAAAACTGATTCATCGTCATTTCCCCCTGTCTGCTTCTAAAGTCTCTTTCAGCCTATCTGCTGCCTCATTTACCAGTGTAAAATCCATTACATCCACTAGTGCGCCTTGACGGTCCAATAAATAAAACGCAGAATTATGAGCGAAGTTCCCATTTCCATCCGGAATCACAATGACGCCAAACTTCTTCAGCAAGGTATCCAACTGTTCCTGGTCAGGGATTCTGGCCATTCTCCATGTCTCTCCATCACTTCCGAATAAATCCTTATACTTGTTCAACGTAGCCGGATCATCTTTGCCCGGGTCAAAGCTGATGCTTAAAAAGATGATATCCTTGCCTATATATTCACTGGGAAGCAGTTCGTACACCTGCGACATATTTTCTTCTAGCTTAATGCATATCGTAGTGCAGCCTGTATAGATAAAAGTGATAAATACATATTTTCCTTCAAATTCGGAAATAGAATAGGTCCGATCCTCACTATCCTCAAAGGTTACTTGTGGAAACTGGGGCTGTTCTTCAACCAGTTTTGTCACTCTTGCTGTCTCTGCTGTATAAGCTGTGAATCCGTCTGTTCCTGTATAAAATAAAAGAAGTCCAAACACCAATATAACTATACAAGATACGGCCGTTTGCCGATTTTTGATCAAATTGATCACATCCCATTTTTCAGTGGTGATTCTTATATAGGTCCTGTTTTCACATTACATTCTGACTTGAAAGAGATAGTCCTGATTTCAGGAGCTATCTCTTTGTTTACATAACAAGAAAGTAAAAAGTTTTTTGCAATTAGATTAGTGTCCAGCTACAGCGCCTAGCCCCTCGAGTCGTTTTTCTAGCTCCGGCTCCTAACTCCTCGAGACGCTTCAGTCCTGCCAATGAAGTCAAAGAGCAACTTCACTGTCAGGCCCTCCAGCGCTTGTCGGAGTTGGGCAGTCGCCTCCGCTTTTCAATTTCAGTCCTGCCAATGAAGTCAAAGAGCGACTTCACTGGCAGGCCCTCCAACGCTTGTCGGGACTGACCAAGGCGCTTTCGCTTTTCTTTTTACCAAGTCTTAAATGGCGGCGATCCTGGAGGTGCATTCATGATCATGTCTGCGATTGGCAATACATAAGCCATCGAAACAACCAATAGCATGAGCACAACCCAGATTCCCCAGCGCTCTGTCCAGTATGGCGTTTTCGACGCTCCTGCTTCCTCTTCGGCAATTGGGAATTCTGTTACTCCCTTTGGTGCGAAAAACATGAGGTTGAATACCGCATAAACTTGAAGGATGACGGCAATCAGCAATAAGCTTGCTCCAATCCCCACCGCTGCCATTAGAGGATTCCATCCAAGTTTTTCTGCAAAGTCCCCATAGGTTGTGAAGGATGTTCTCCTTGGAGAGCCAAATAGCCCGGCAGCATGCATGGAAATCGACATGATCACCATACCTATAGTCCATATGACGGTTTGAATCACTCCCAATCTATTAATGGCAGGTGTCAGCACCCGTTTTGACAGATATGGAACGAGCCAGTAACTGATGCCGAAGAAGGTCATGATGACAGACATTCCAAGTGTTAAGTGGAAATGGCCTACCACCCACATTGTATTGTGTATAACCTGGTCCAATTGGTTCGTGCTTTGTGCAATTCCGCCAGCTCCAGCGGGAATGAATGCTACCATGGCGATAAACGGCGACAGGAATCGTACATCGCCCCATGGCATCTTTTTATACCAGCCAACTAAACCCTTTCCGCCTTTCGCTCGTGCAGTACGTTCAAAAACCCTGAACATCGCGTATGCGGTCATTAAAGATGGAAATCCGATTGCAAGGCTCATGAACACGTGCATATATTTAATCGACTCCGAAATACCGGGGTCAATGATCTGATGGTGGAATCCGCCGGTAATGTTCATAATTACTAACGGAATGACAACCATACGTGTTAAGAGATCATTCCAACGGTGTCCGCCGATTATTTTTGGTACGATGACATACCATGCAGAGACAGCTGTCAGATACCAAATGTTAACGGCAGTATGGCCAAATGCCCAGAAAAGTGTACGCGCCAGCAATACGTTTATGCCGTCTGTCCAGCCAAGTGTCCATGGAATGATCATGAACAGGACTTCCACCGCAACAAAAGCTGTTGCGCCGACTAACAGGACGAAGACACCTGTTGCAAAGAAGGCGAGGATCGGGAGGTGTTGTCCCTTGTGATTCCTTCTCCAGTTCGCAACCTGTGTAAACGCTCCTAATGCTAGCATCCAGATGCCCAAGACAATGAATACCAGGCCAAAGTAAAACATTGGTGATGCGGCCATTGGCGGATAGAAGGTGTACATGACCGAGGCTTCATTCTTTAAAATTGGAATGACGACCAAAACAAATCCGAATATCTTCATCCAAAAACCGATCCATGCCATTTTCCTTACTTTAGGCAGCAATCCTCCCAGCGTGTGAGAGAGTCCGGCATAAAAATACCCAATCGTGAAGAATGCCGATAATACAACGACTAACAAGATTCCATGGGCCGTAAGCACCTGATAATAGTTAAGCCATGGCGGCAATTGCAGGACACCCGCTCGATTCAGGCCTTGAAGCAAGCCCAGGAAACCGCCAAGCAGCAATGCGATGAACGCAATAGATAAGTATGATTTCGAGATTCTTGCATCTTCCTGGCTAATTCCTAATACTTGATTAGTTTTTTGTTTAAATGAAGTTGAGTTTACTGCAGACTGCATATTTTTTCCCCCCTTTTATTTAACGATGATTTTCGTGCTCATGGCCTGGTGCCCGGCACCGCAATATTCATTGCATAGCACCAAATATTCACCTGGTTCATCAAACTTCTGAGATATTTTTTGGATATGACCCGGCATAACCATTGCGTTTAAATTCGTATTTGCCACCTGGAAACCATGGACAACATCTTTTGACGTTAAAGTGAAATGGACTGTAGAACCGGCAGGAACTTCGATTTCCATTGGTGTAAAACTAAATACCTGAAGCGTCATGACAACTTCGTACTCGTTTTCACCAATTTGTTTTATTCCCGGCTCATCAAATGGAGCTGTTTCATCGACCTTTTGCGGATCAATCGTTTCTTTATGGCTTGGCGGCCCCATTCCTAATGCCACTGCCTGGTACCCAGTAAAAATCATGAATCCCATGATCATTCCAAAACTTAAAAACAGCCAGATTTTTTCATCTAAATGCATTTTTTCTCTCCCCCTTCTAGACTCTTGCCATATAAAGTCCGAATAGAATAAAGTAGGTAGCAAGAATCACTGCTCCCACTACGCCAACCGATATCCAGGTCCCTACCTTTGTTTTCTCGTGATTTGTAACCTCCACGATTTCACCCTGAACTTCTTCCTGGCCACTTCTGTCTGTAACTTTCAACCAAATCCCCTCCTTTGATTTCTTACCTTCATCTTAATTGCGAATGATTATCAATGTAGTGAGTCAAATCACATATCAAACCCCTGGGAGTACTAGAAATTTAACTTTTTTTAGGAGCGGTTCAAATTTACGCAAATAAAAACCCCCGCTGTTGTGACGAGGGTTTTTAACAGTAATTTGTCATTTCATGAAAAAACTATAGCTCGATTCACTCCCTTTAATATGCTGGGGCGGGCGAACCTCTTAGAGTAGTTAAGAATCAGTTTATTTGTTTTCAAAAGAGGGTAAACAATCATCTATCATGAAAGCCTGCCAGGTTTTTTCCTTCATGGGATTTTTAAATTTCCTAACACATCAATATTTCAACAGGAGGATTTCATATATTTAAGGATATTTTGACATCAGAAGAACATAATTTAGTAAAAGAATTAAAATATAAGGTTATTGATGTGACGAATAAAAATGAAAGAGAATCCATTTATGGCGAAATCAATGCCATTTTTGCACAGGCAAAAACTCGCTTTCTATCGAGTATTAGTAATTAGTCTGTATTAATTTCACCACTGACATGAGGCAGGAAAACCAATTGGTTTTCCTGCCTCTTGTCTTAACTGATGTTCATGATGTATTTATTCTAATAATCCGGCTTCTCTTAAATACTTCCGTGCTGTCTCTTCAGCCGACTTCCCTTCTACATTCACCTGATAATTCATTTTCCGCATTTCATCATCGGTGATTTTACCCTCGAGCTTGTTAAGTGCCTCGACGATTTCGGGATATTTTTCTGCTGTTTCAGCTCTCATGAGAGGGGCTCCCTGATATGGAGGGAATAAGTTTTTATCATCTTCAAGTACGACCAGCTTGTAGCGCTGGAGCTCACTGTCGGTGGAGTAGGCATCCACCAGGTTGATTTCCCCGCTTTTTATCGCTCCGTACCTAAGTTTTGGCTCCATAGTGGTCAAGCTTGGCAGATTCAGATTATAAAGCTTCTGGATTCCTTTGTAGCCATCTTCCCGATCTGAAAACTCAAGCGTGAAGCCAGCTTTTAATGATGTTTCAATCGATTTCAAGTCAGATATGGTTTTCAAGTCCTTTTCCTTTGCCAATTGTTCCGGAACGGCTAAAGCATAGGTGTTGTTGTAATCCATCGGCCGAAGCATATCCATGTCGAACTCTTTTTTCATCCCTTCTTTTGCCTGCTGATATACTTCTTGGCGGCTTGTACTCTCGGCTGTTTCTTTTAAAAATTCCGAGATGGCCGTGCCGGTAAATTCCGGATAAATATCAATATCTCCATTTTTCAATGCGGTGAAAACAAAAGATGTTTTTCCCAGTCCCGGCTTCAGCTGTACCGAATGGTCCGTTTCTTCTTCGATCAGGAGCTTGTACATATTGATCAGAATTTCCGGTTCCGATCCCAGCTTTCCGGCGATGACAAGTTCGTCTTCATTTTTCCCGCCGAGGAATGGCATGGCCATCATGAGGATTACGGCTAATGAAATGGCCCCAATTGTTACAAGTGATTTTTTAAAAGAAACCGTTTCAAACCTTCTAAGCACGAGGTCGAACAGGATCGCAAGAAGGGCAGCGGGTATGGCCCCAAGAACGATTAATGCCGTGTTATTACGATCGATTCCGAGGAGGATCAGGTCACCTAGCCCACCGGCTCCAATCAGGGCTGCAATCGTTGCTGTTCCAACGATCAAGACCATCGCTGTCCGGATTCCAGCCATAATGACCGGCATCGCCAATGGAAGTTCCACTTTCATCAAACGCCGCTTGCTGTTCATTCCCATGGCCCGGGCAGCTTCAATTAACGCGGGATCTACCTCATTGATTCCTGTATATGTATTCCTTAAAATCGGAAGAAGTGCATACGCCACTAGGGCAATGATTGCCGGGACTTTGCCAATTCCGAACAGAGGAATCAACAGTCCGAGCAATGCAAGTGAAGGAATTGTTTGCAGCACCGCAGTTACTCCTATGATTCCTTCTGATATCCGCTTCCTTCTTGTCAGGAAAATACCGAGCGGAATGGCGATTAACACTGCGAAGAATAGCGCAATGAAAGAAATCTGGATATGTTCGAGCAGGGCACTTAAAAGTTCATCTTTTCTTTCTGCAAAAGTGGAAGTCCAGCCGTTCATTTCATCGCCTCCATTCGGCCAGATAAAATCTGGATCATCCCCTGTCGGTCAATGGTACCGATTTTTTCATCACCATCAACAACCGCTAGCTGTTCATGCTCACTCAATAACACGAGGATTCCATTGATCGACACCTTGCGGGAAATGACAGGAAGGTGCTCCATCTCCATAGGATTCGCAGGATGAACAGCTTCAATGATATCCACCATTTTCCCCTTAGATTGGTCAATCCCGACAAACTCACGGACAAAGTCATTCGCAGGCTGTTGCAGCAGTTCTTCCGGGGATCCTGTCTGGACAACTTCCCCATTCCTCATCAGGCAAATCCGGTCACCAAGCTTCAATGCCTCGCTCATATCATGGGTCACGAATACGATCGTTTTCTTTATGTTGTTTTGCAATTGAATCAGGTCATCCTGAAGTTTTTCCCTGCTCAATGGGTCCAATGCGCTGAATGGCTCGTCCATTAAAATGATCGGCGGATTGGCAGCAAGCGCCCGGGCTACGCCAATCCTTTGCTGCTGCCCTCCGGATAGTTCATGGGGCAGCCTTTTACGATAGGTTTTCGGGTCAAGTCCAACCATATCCAACAATTCATCGATCCGGTGACTGATTTTATTCTGATCCCATTTCTTCATCTCTGGGACGACCGCTATATTTTCTTCGATCGTCATATGCGGAAACAAGGCAATCTGCTGAAGCACATACCCAATATCCCAGCGAAGCTCGTGAATATCATAGTCACTGATCATCTTATCCTTGATCCTTATGTAGCCGGCCGTAAGCGGAATCAGCCGATTGATCATTTTTAAAGTCGTCGTCTTACCGGAGCCGCTCGGACCGATCAGGACAAGCAATTCCCCTTCGTTAATATGTAAATTAAAATTCTTCACCGCATAGGTTCCATCGTCATATTTCTTTGCGACATTTTCAAAGCTGATCACTTTTTCACCCCTAAGTTTTCTTGTCTAATTTTACTATTAGTGTTAACACTTTCATCAGTTCTTATTTTTCGTTACAGGCAGAGCCGGATATTGCTAATTAAATACTACCAAAACCTATGTCTTTTGGTAAAAGAAAGCTAATCTACCTTTACCCTGATACCAAGAAATTTATTCCGGCAAAAAATAAAGCTGCAAAACCAATTGGCTTTACAGCTTGTTCAGGTAACTATTTAAGAATATCATCAATCATGTTCAATTCTGCCTCACTGAAATCCAGACGGTTCAGGGCGGCGACATTTTCTTCAATCTGGCTTACTTTGCTTGCGCCTATAAGGGCTGAGGTGATTTTCTGTTCCCTAAGAACCCAGGCCAGTGCCATCTGGGCAAGTGACTGGCCCCGTTCCTGTGCAATTTCATTTAGTTTTCTAACCCTGGCAAGAACTTCTTCAGATACATCACCTTCATTGAGGAAACTGTTTGGCTTCAGGGCTCTGGAATCTTCGGGGATTCCGTTTAAGTATCTATTGGTCAGCAACCCTTGGGCAAGTGGAACAAAC belongs to Mesobacillus sp. AQ2 and includes:
- the opuFB gene encoding osmoprotectant update ABC transporter permease/substrate-binding subunit OpuFB (The ABC transporter OpuF is widely distributed in Bacillus species other than B. subtilis. OpuFA is the ATP-binding subunit, while OpuFB is a fusion of permease and substrate-binding subunits.), giving the protein MNGWTSTFAERKDELLSALLEHIQISFIALFFAVLIAIPLGIFLTRRKRISEGIIGVTAVLQTIPSLALLGLLIPLFGIGKVPAIIALVAYALLPILRNTYTGINEVDPALIEAARAMGMNSKRRLMKVELPLAMPVIMAGIRTAMVLIVGTATIAALIGAGGLGDLILLGIDRNNTALIVLGAIPAALLAILFDLVLRRFETVSFKKSLVTIGAISLAVILMMAMPFLGGKNEDELVIAGKLGSEPEILINMYKLLIEEETDHSVQLKPGLGKTSFVFTALKNGDIDIYPEFTGTAISEFLKETAESTSRQEVYQQAKEGMKKEFDMDMLRPMDYNNTYALAVPEQLAKEKDLKTISDLKSIETSLKAGFTLEFSDREDGYKGIQKLYNLNLPSLTTMEPKLRYGAIKSGEINLVDAYSTDSELQRYKLVVLEDDKNLFPPYQGAPLMRAETAEKYPEIVEALNKLEGKITDDEMRKMNYQVNVEGKSAEETARKYLREAGLLE
- a CDS encoding ABC transporter ATP-binding protein encodes the protein MISFENVAKKYDDGTYAVKNFNLHINEGELLVLIGPSGSGKTTTLKMINRLIPLTAGYIRIKDKMISDYDIHELRWDIGYVLQQIALFPHMTIEENIAVVPEMKKWDQNKISHRIDELLDMVGLDPKTYRKRLPHELSGGQQQRIGVARALAANPPIILMDEPFSALDPLSREKLQDDLIQLQNNIKKTIVFVTHDMSEALKLGDRICLMRNGEVVQTGSPEELLQQPANDFVREFVGIDQSKGKMVDIIEAVHPANPMEMEHLPVISRKVSINGILVLLSEHEQLAVVDGDEKIGTIDRQGMIQILSGRMEAMK